A window from Fusarium musae strain F31 chromosome 8, whole genome shotgun sequence encodes these proteins:
- a CDS encoding hypothetical protein (EggNog:ENOG41), with product MALAATPLGGGRWKKVNPSLKPQQCAGGQIKGDVFHLPPKANGQTIGSGCHNGHLRAEYGSKDHYTSGVHQFTGKFTINSFGGDRISLKQTIGYKGAWFMLAADHSGDLYGVGGRGTIAKGVAKVGATVTVNTIHDADTGLYKVFINGEEKYSTTSPREVWGDKYGAYATVSGSGPITVTWNDVEFYTR from the coding sequence ATGGCTCTTGCAGCCACTCCGCTCGGGGGCggaagatggaagaaagTCAACCCTTCCCTCAAACCCCAGCAATGCGCAGGAGGGCAAATCAAGGGTGACGTCTTTCACCTTCCACCAAAGGCCAATGGGCAGACCATTGGCTCCGGCTGTCACAATGGCCATCTTCGCGCCGAATACGGCTCCAAAGACCACTATACCTCGGGCGTACACCAATTTACCGGCAAATTCACCATCAACTCGTTCGGAGGGGATCGAATCTCTCTCAAGCAAACAATCGGATACAAAGGTGCATGGTTCATGCTGGCTGCAGATCACTCTGGAGATTTGTACGGTGTGGGAGGTAGAGGGACAATTGCTAAGGGAGTGGCCAAAGTTGGTGCAACGGTTACTGTCAACACCATTCATGATGCCGATACCGGTTTATATAAGGTCTTCATCAACGGAGAGGAGAAATACTCCACTACTTCGCCGCGAGAGGTATGGGGAGATAAGTATGGAGCCTATGCTACTGTAAGCGGTTCAGGGCCAATTACTGTTACATGGAATGATGTAGAATTCTACACTCGTTAG